The Chitinophaga sp. H8 genome contains a region encoding:
- a CDS encoding glycoside hydrolase family 76 protein, which translates to MRSIILIITAAALALTGCYKVREDVPVKGKGDTTSVTLTYKLKARQAIDNIYKYYSISGSNYVKESYPAQPGDPRYAYLWPYSAMFTAATLLKQIGYTDEVAQGYYTSTLAGMEGYLDASRTPAGYQSVPVSEGRADRFYDDNAITGIDMLEAYQVTGNAELLGKAKICYVFCASGESPEAGGGLYWNEGVMNNPDDPNYIKATNVTAISATLALQLYQHEKNETYLASAKRWYNWVKKYMLDPEDHTFWNSVWIKDGSINYAKWTYNSGAMIQNAALLYKITGEESYLEEAKDWAQASYNYFTREVGSQGRFFVPHDPWFTAMLLRGYLELYELDKNATYINTLVANVDYAWQHARMPDTFQFYEDWSGSDIGRYYSLLTHIGMVEIYARISIWKNEK; encoded by the coding sequence ATGAGGTCGATCATTCTGATTATAACGGCTGCGGCACTTGCTCTTACGGGGTGTTATAAAGTGCGGGAAGATGTACCGGTAAAGGGCAAGGGGGATACTACCTCCGTAACGCTCACCTACAAACTCAAAGCCCGCCAGGCCATCGATAATATTTACAAGTACTATAGCATCAGTGGTAGCAACTACGTAAAGGAAAGCTATCCCGCTCAACCGGGAGACCCGAGGTATGCCTACCTCTGGCCATATTCTGCAATGTTCACTGCTGCTACGTTGCTCAAACAGATAGGGTATACAGATGAGGTAGCGCAAGGGTATTACACCAGTACCCTGGCAGGTATGGAAGGCTACCTGGATGCGTCCAGAACGCCTGCAGGCTACCAATCAGTGCCTGTAAGTGAAGGCCGTGCTGACCGTTTCTACGATGATAACGCTATTACCGGTATAGATATGCTGGAAGCCTACCAGGTTACTGGCAATGCGGAACTGCTCGGCAAGGCAAAGATTTGTTACGTGTTCTGCGCATCCGGCGAAAGCCCCGAAGCGGGTGGTGGCTTGTACTGGAACGAAGGGGTGATGAATAATCCAGACGATCCGAATTATATCAAAGCTACCAATGTGACCGCTATTTCCGCCACACTGGCACTGCAGTTGTACCAGCATGAAAAGAACGAAACATACCTTGCTTCCGCTAAACGCTGGTATAACTGGGTCAAAAAATATATGCTGGATCCGGAGGATCATACTTTCTGGAACTCCGTCTGGATCAAAGATGGTAGCATCAACTATGCTAAATGGACATATAACTCCGGCGCCATGATACAGAACGCTGCCCTGCTTTACAAGATCACCGGCGAAGAAAGTTACCTCGAGGAAGCCAAGGATTGGGCACAGGCATCCTATAATTACTTCACCCGTGAAGTGGGCAGTCAGGGCCGGTTCTTCGTTCCACACGACCCCTGGTTCACTGCTATGCTGCTGCGTGGCTACCTGGAGCTGTATGAGCTGGACAAGAACGCCACCTACATCAATACCCTTGTAGCCAACGTAGATTATGCATGGCAGCATGCTCGTATGCCGGATACATTCCAGTTTTATGAAGACTGGTCCGGCTCCGACATCGGGAGGTATTACTCCCTGCTCACGCATATAGGGATGGTAGAGATCTACGCCAGGATCTCGATCTGGAAAAACGAAAAATAG
- a CDS encoding SusE domain-containing protein, which produces MIRTFNFRIYSIIAAMVAVVTFASCEKDKTINSNISTVKELYYPEMGKYYKLQPATSAVVNFEWSAARAEDGSLVMYEVAFDTVGGDFRRPIYTVASNGNGVQNSLALSHKVLNSIASKANIQPSTSGSLQWTVIASKGLNEKRADSSRVIVIERPAGFTEIPANVFITGEATEGGTDLADAVAMKLGADGVFEIFTRLKDGAYSFVDRNSGTPVTYSIQGTRLQEGGEGRQAGEKIYRIRLDFANAAAEMIEITDAGVFASAYNKVIGKLSYTGNGTWSAQNVPITYFDFGSWKDDRFKFEFTIVDAGGTTSTIKYGSVNQVNSTPPDANTPAAYYQVVPVDNSQWDYTYKYATGSDGKSGNFILQLNAAEDYSYKLTVH; this is translated from the coding sequence ATGATACGCACATTCAACTTCAGGATATATAGCATCATCGCCGCAATGGTGGCCGTAGTGACGTTCGCTTCCTGCGAAAAAGATAAAACCATCAACAGCAACATTTCCACTGTTAAGGAATTGTATTACCCGGAAATGGGTAAATACTACAAGCTGCAGCCTGCTACCAGCGCTGTAGTGAATTTTGAATGGAGTGCAGCCCGTGCAGAAGACGGTAGCCTGGTTATGTATGAAGTAGCATTCGATACAGTAGGTGGCGATTTCAGGCGCCCCATCTACACCGTTGCTTCCAATGGCAACGGTGTGCAGAACTCCCTCGCACTCTCTCATAAAGTGCTGAACAGCATTGCCAGTAAGGCAAACATTCAGCCCTCCACATCAGGTTCCCTGCAATGGACAGTTATAGCCAGTAAAGGACTCAATGAAAAACGCGCAGACTCCTCCAGAGTTATCGTGATCGAAAGACCGGCGGGTTTCACCGAAATACCGGCCAACGTGTTCATCACCGGAGAGGCCACCGAAGGTGGAACTGACCTGGCTGATGCAGTAGCCATGAAACTGGGTGCAGACGGTGTGTTTGAGATCTTTACCCGCCTGAAAGACGGCGCCTACAGCTTCGTAGACCGCAACAGCGGCACGCCGGTAACGTACTCCATACAAGGTACCCGCCTGCAGGAAGGAGGAGAGGGCCGGCAGGCTGGCGAAAAGATCTACCGCATCCGGCTCGACTTTGCAAATGCAGCTGCTGAAATGATCGAAATCACCGACGCAGGTGTTTTTGCCTCCGCATACAACAAGGTGATCGGCAAGCTATCATATACCGGCAATGGCACCTGGTCAGCACAGAATGTGCCTATCACTTATTTCGATTTCGGTAGCTGGAAAGACGATCGTTTCAAATTCGAGTTCACCATCGTAGATGCAGGCGGTACCACCAGTACCATAAAATATGGCAGTGTGAACCAGGTTAATTCCACGCCACCGGATGCCAATACTCCTGCCGCGTATTATCAGGTAGTGCCTGTAGATAATTCTCAATGGGACTATACCTACAAATACGCTACCGGATCAGATGGTAAATCAGGAAACTTTATCCTGCAACTGAATGCAGCGGAAGACTATTCGTACAAACTCACCGTGCACTAA
- a CDS encoding RagB/SusD family nutrient uptake outer membrane protein, which produces MRTRKYCSIVMGVLLLAAVGCKKLDLGPSYQDTDLTFWQKPEAAMQSLNNCYAGMYADDYYFFNESLSDNSFNSSAVNGGGARAIAAGVYDGRTNRVAGEWAFHYGGIRNVNNLLANIDKVPGLDPALKARYQAEARFIRAFHYFHLVNWYGDVPLIKNEISYDESFQIARTAKAEVLAYVLTELDELTAALPVKAEYTDADKGRIAKGAAAALKAKVLLYNNKWSEAAAVLEKIMSNTYGVYSLFPSFAGIFQPENENNSEVMLNMEFVPVHRTQAMQRFFIPFTEGVLISGMAPSQSLVDDFIMMNGKRINETGSGYNENAPFQNRDPRLEATIIHDGSSFVTKRGETITIRTAPGTGDNAVDKSDASQTGYYFRKYYDRTADGNNNSGLNLILIRYADVLLMYAEAKVMMNQMDEATWNKTIKLLRQRAGFTDPAALNFASYAGAAMTDLVRRERRTELALESQRIFDIRRWKIAETVMNGTLYGMKVGNSHLAVDRRVFNVGKHYLWPVPQADIDMNQKLLPNNAGW; this is translated from the coding sequence ATGAGGACAAGAAAGTATTGTTCAATAGTGATGGGGGTGCTGCTGCTGGCAGCGGTGGGATGTAAGAAGCTCGACCTCGGACCTTCTTACCAGGATACAGACCTCACCTTCTGGCAAAAACCGGAAGCTGCGATGCAGAGCCTTAATAACTGCTATGCGGGTATGTATGCAGATGATTATTATTTCTTCAACGAAAGTCTCAGTGATAATTCCTTCAACTCCAGTGCTGTAAACGGTGGCGGGGCACGTGCTATTGCAGCCGGTGTTTATGATGGGCGCACCAACCGCGTAGCTGGGGAGTGGGCTTTTCACTACGGCGGTATCCGCAACGTTAATAACCTGTTGGCTAATATTGATAAAGTGCCCGGACTCGATCCCGCCCTGAAGGCCCGCTATCAGGCAGAAGCCCGGTTCATCCGTGCCTTCCACTATTTCCACCTCGTTAACTGGTATGGCGATGTGCCGCTGATAAAAAACGAGATCTCTTATGATGAAAGTTTCCAGATAGCCCGTACGGCCAAGGCCGAAGTGCTGGCTTATGTACTCACAGAGCTTGACGAGCTGACCGCTGCGCTGCCGGTGAAAGCCGAATACACTGATGCGGACAAAGGCCGTATCGCTAAAGGCGCTGCTGCGGCCCTCAAGGCAAAAGTGCTGCTCTACAACAACAAATGGAGCGAAGCCGCAGCTGTGCTGGAAAAGATCATGAGCAATACGTATGGCGTTTACTCCCTGTTCCCTTCCTTTGCAGGTATTTTTCAGCCGGAGAATGAAAATAATAGTGAAGTAATGCTCAATATGGAGTTTGTGCCGGTTCACAGAACGCAGGCCATGCAGCGCTTCTTTATCCCCTTCACCGAAGGGGTGCTCATCAGCGGCATGGCACCTTCACAGTCGCTCGTGGATGATTTTATTATGATGAATGGGAAGCGCATAAACGAAACCGGTTCCGGGTACAACGAAAATGCGCCCTTCCAGAACCGTGACCCACGCCTGGAAGCAACTATTATACACGATGGGTCCTCCTTCGTTACAAAACGTGGGGAAACAATCACCATCCGCACGGCACCCGGCACGGGAGATAATGCGGTAGACAAGTCAGATGCTTCCCAGACGGGATACTACTTCCGTAAGTACTACGATCGCACCGCAGACGGCAACAACAACTCCGGCCTGAACCTTATCCTGATCCGTTATGCAGATGTGCTGCTAATGTATGCAGAAGCTAAAGTCATGATGAACCAGATGGATGAGGCTACCTGGAACAAAACCATTAAACTGCTCCGCCAGCGTGCAGGGTTTACAGACCCCGCTGCCCTCAACTTCGCCAGCTATGCTGGTGCAGCCATGACGGATCTGGTACGCCGCGAACGCAGAACCGAGCTGGCCCTGGAAAGCCAGCGGATCTTTGATATCCGCCGCTGGAAAATAGCTGAAACCGTAATGAACGGTACGCTATACGGTATGAAAGTGGGCAACAGCCATCTGGCGGTAGATCGCCGCGTATTCAATGTTGGGAAACATTACCTGTGGCCGGTACCGCAAGCAGATATTGACATGAACCAAAAACTCCTGCCGAATAACGCCGGCTGGTGA
- a CDS encoding SusC/RagA family TonB-linked outer membrane protein yields MFNYWHVIVERHLLKTRHPLLVLLVLLTMAQHAYSQEARTITGRVTDELTKQPIPGVSVSLKGTGTGTATSAEGVFSLKIPTGNNQLLVFSSIGFTSREVPVTNADQLNVSLKQASSTLSDVVVVGYGTQKRTSLTGAVSVVSAKDLEGKPVTSAVQALQGAAPNLIIQQNATEPGAAININVRGVSTVNNSSPLILVDGVPGSLDLLNPNDIESISVLKDAASSAIYGSRAANGVILVTTKKGKLNKVPRITYNGMVGAQQPTFLIKPVSGVEYMQLKNEALVNSGQPAQFSPAQIRRQGELGSEKWWMDEVMRPAALQHNHNLGVTGAVGKVSYLLSGGYLDQNSLYRGPDYGYQRYNGRVNLSTQLGKLKLGGNFAYAKQKIREHAYYSDWLISTAIRIPRIYPIKDTAGRYFLPPTSSVNPLAQLEQGGRRLYNNDSYNYMANAEYAITKHLSAKVVYGADIRVNNMDEFRRSIDYAPYSGSDNQSARTVNHARSIQDNFQALLNYDQTFNKVHEVKGLLGYATEGWKNEYRQTRKLNVDNFTGDSTAGTQTLTGFNDTYDTRTDQWALNSVFGRLNYAFNNKYYFEFNFRYDASSRFAKGNRGAFFPSFSAGWRITDEPFMETIKQKVGDLKLRGSWGQLGNQQIISNYGYLNVYTTVSNMYGFNNLPQAGSSFAVGNPVITWESASSANIGFDLSMLDNRLTISYDYFNKITDNILLQLPAPGLYGATPAFQNAGKVKNQGFEVAVNYRAKTGAFNHTIGANLADNLNEIVDFKGRTFIQEGDVTYINREGFPISSYYGYQADGFYQNLDDIKNSAKPAFGNDVKPGDIKYVDRNGDGIIDSNDRFVMGNPFPRFTFGLNYSVAWKGFDASIFIQGVGKRNVYLRGEGVEAFHNNWDNVYEQHLDRWTPNNPNASYPRLTTGTESAINNVNSTFWLENAAYARLKNAQIGYTLPASLTNRANIQKVRVYLTGQNLFTITGMKNGLDPELTEFNNTLNLNQLGSGTSGRIYPVQKVWAVGLDINF; encoded by the coding sequence ATGTTTAATTATTGGCACGTTATTGTAGAAAGGCACTTACTTAAAACCAGACACCCATTGCTGGTGTTGCTGGTGTTGCTGACGATGGCGCAGCACGCTTACTCACAGGAAGCTCGCACCATTACCGGTCGCGTTACGGACGAGCTTACCAAACAACCTATACCGGGTGTATCCGTTTCTCTCAAAGGTACCGGCACCGGCACGGCTACATCTGCCGAAGGCGTATTTTCCTTAAAAATTCCCACCGGCAACAACCAACTGCTGGTGTTTTCTTCGATTGGTTTTACTTCCCGCGAAGTGCCGGTTACAAATGCAGACCAACTGAATGTATCCCTGAAGCAGGCCAGCAGCACACTGTCTGATGTGGTGGTGGTAGGGTATGGCACCCAGAAGCGCACCAGCCTTACAGGTGCTGTGAGCGTGGTGAGCGCAAAAGACCTGGAAGGGAAACCTGTTACCAGCGCCGTACAGGCGTTGCAGGGAGCAGCTCCCAATCTTATTATCCAGCAGAACGCTACAGAACCAGGTGCTGCCATCAACATCAACGTGCGCGGCGTAAGTACGGTCAACAACTCCAGCCCGCTGATACTGGTAGATGGTGTGCCCGGCTCACTCGACCTGCTCAATCCTAATGATATTGAAAGCATCAGCGTACTGAAAGATGCGGCATCTTCCGCCATCTACGGCTCCCGCGCGGCCAATGGGGTGATACTCGTCACCACCAAAAAAGGGAAGCTCAACAAAGTACCCCGCATTACCTATAATGGGATGGTGGGGGCTCAGCAACCCACGTTCCTGATTAAACCGGTAAGCGGCGTGGAATATATGCAGCTCAAAAACGAGGCGCTGGTCAACTCCGGACAACCTGCACAGTTCTCTCCCGCGCAGATCCGCCGGCAAGGAGAACTGGGTTCGGAAAAATGGTGGATGGATGAAGTGATGCGCCCCGCTGCACTGCAACATAATCATAACCTGGGGGTCACCGGCGCCGTTGGTAAAGTATCCTACCTTTTGTCGGGCGGATATCTCGATCAGAACAGTCTTTATCGCGGACCAGACTATGGCTACCAGCGTTATAACGGCAGGGTCAACCTCAGTACACAGCTAGGCAAATTAAAGCTGGGAGGTAATTTTGCCTATGCCAAACAAAAAATCCGGGAACATGCCTATTATTCAGACTGGCTTATCTCCACGGCTATCCGCATTCCCCGTATCTATCCAATCAAAGATACGGCAGGTAGGTACTTCCTGCCACCCACCTCTTCCGTGAATCCGCTGGCGCAGTTGGAGCAGGGCGGCCGCAGACTGTACAATAACGACAGCTACAACTATATGGCCAATGCTGAATACGCTATCACCAAACATTTATCCGCCAAAGTGGTGTATGGTGCAGATATCCGTGTAAATAACATGGACGAGTTCCGCCGCTCTATAGACTACGCGCCTTATTCCGGTTCAGACAACCAGAGTGCCAGAACCGTAAACCATGCCCGCAGTATACAGGACAACTTCCAGGCATTGCTCAACTATGACCAGACATTCAATAAGGTACACGAAGTAAAAGGCTTGCTGGGATATGCTACGGAAGGATGGAAAAACGAGTATCGCCAAACCCGCAAGCTGAATGTAGACAACTTCACCGGCGATTCCACTGCCGGTACCCAAACCCTCACAGGATTTAATGATACCTACGATACCCGTACCGATCAGTGGGCGCTTAACTCCGTTTTCGGCAGGTTGAACTACGCCTTCAATAACAAGTACTATTTTGAATTCAACTTCCGCTATGATGCCTCCAGCCGCTTTGCCAAAGGCAACCGTGGTGCCTTCTTTCCATCTTTCTCCGCTGGCTGGCGTATTACGGATGAACCATTCATGGAAACAATAAAACAGAAGGTGGGCGACCTGAAGCTGCGCGGTTCATGGGGCCAGTTAGGCAACCAGCAGATCATTTCCAACTATGGTTACCTGAACGTATATACGACAGTGAGCAATATGTACGGTTTCAATAACCTGCCACAGGCAGGCTCCTCGTTTGCGGTTGGCAATCCGGTAATCACCTGGGAGTCTGCCAGCTCCGCCAATATCGGCTTCGACCTGTCTATGCTCGACAACAGGCTCACCATCAGCTACGACTATTTCAACAAGATCACAGACAATATTCTGCTGCAACTGCCCGCTCCGGGACTGTACGGTGCTACGCCGGCATTTCAGAACGCGGGTAAGGTGAAGAACCAGGGCTTTGAAGTCGCGGTTAACTACCGGGCCAAAACCGGCGCGTTCAACCACACCATTGGTGCCAACCTGGCCGATAACCTCAACGAGATCGTTGACTTCAAAGGCAGAACATTCATACAGGAGGGAGACGTGACCTACATCAACCGCGAAGGTTTCCCGATCAGCTCCTATTACGGTTACCAGGCAGACGGTTTTTATCAGAACCTCGATGATATCAAGAACAGCGCCAAACCCGCCTTTGGGAACGATGTGAAGCCGGGTGATATTAAATATGTAGACCGCAACGGTGATGGCATTATTGATAGCAACGACCGCTTTGTTATGGGCAACCCTTTCCCCCGTTTTACCTTCGGGCTGAACTACAGTGTTGCCTGGAAAGGCTTTGATGCCAGCATCTTCATCCAGGGGGTGGGAAAAAGGAACGTATACCTGCGGGGTGAAGGCGTAGAGGCTTTTCATAACAACTGGGATAATGTATACGAACAACACCTGGACCGGTGGACACCGAATAATCCAAACGCGTCTTATCCACGTCTCACTACCGGTACAGAATCCGCTATTAATAATGTCAACTCTACTTTCTGGCTCGAGAATGCTGCTTATGCAAGGCTGAAGAATGCCCAGATCGGTTATACGCTGCCTGCCAGCCTTACCAACAGAGCCAATATTCAGAAAGTGAGGGTGTACCTCACAGGCCAGAACCTGTTCACTATTACTGGTATGAAAAATGGCTTAGACCCGGAATTGACAGAGTTTAATAATACCCTCAACCTGAACCAGCTCGGTAGCGGCACCAGCGGCCGTATTTATCCGGTGCAGAAAGTATGGGCAGTAGGACTGGATATCAACTTTTAA
- a CDS encoding GH92 family glycosyl hydrolase yields MLVMRKENWMLWLLLFVFSVSHLRAQQKNDPVSYVNPLIGTAHSRWFHFAPGASPFGMAKPGPSTNGHYGNPNGWEAVGYDYRHTSIEGFPNFHEFQVGGVSLMPTKGQLITIPGKLEDSLSGYRSAFDRAQEEATAGYYAVLLKRYGIRAELTSTQRVAFQRFTFPAGTDAHILFDIGNKQGESGEVKDAHVYITPDGRIEGYVITLPAYVQKYQQGAEVAMYFSAVTDKKPATFGTFRGETQTAGAADISGKGAGLYLTFATKNQEAVTVRMGLSYTSIENARLNMQREAASMNFDQARQQAHEKWSDYLSRISVSGGSKSDRTKFYTGLYHAVLGRGLASDVNGAYPKNTGGIGQIPLNKQGTPIHQHYNTDAVWGAFWNLTPLWALVYPEYYSDFVSSQLLVYNDAGWLGDGIASSKYVSGVGTNFVGLVMAGAYNYGIRDFDVVKGYAAALKNEIGYENRPEGAGKDDVERFRKYGYVDHIDPAPGGWNFSGSHTLEYSFSAYAVAQWAKALGKTSDYNTLMRLSKGWERIFDTDIKYMRPRYANGRFVDNFKPEEPWRGFQEGNAGQYSFYVPHNPEGLIAKMGKAEFNKRLDSIFTAAQKTVFGGGTTIDAFSGLSAPYNHGNQPCLQMPWMFNYSGKPYLTQKWVRAICNDFYGTEGIHGYGYGQDEDQGQLGAWYVMSAIGLFDVQGGAAAKPVMQIGSSLFDKVEIRLNKKYYKGNTLEIVTRNNSAANIYLHHPTFNGKKLPQNSILFRQLTAGGKLEYELSDKPAVF; encoded by the coding sequence ATGTTAGTTATGAGAAAGGAAAATTGGATGCTCTGGTTGTTGCTGTTTGTTTTTTCAGTATCCCATCTCCGTGCGCAGCAAAAGAATGATCCTGTCAGTTATGTAAATCCATTGATTGGTACAGCGCATTCCCGTTGGTTTCATTTTGCGCCCGGTGCTTCTCCATTCGGCATGGCCAAACCCGGCCCGTCTACCAACGGGCATTATGGAAATCCCAACGGCTGGGAGGCAGTGGGGTACGACTACAGGCATACTTCCATAGAAGGGTTCCCCAATTTTCACGAGTTCCAGGTAGGTGGTGTTTCACTGATGCCTACCAAAGGGCAATTGATTACAATACCCGGCAAGCTGGAGGATTCCCTGTCGGGCTACCGCTCTGCGTTTGATCGTGCACAGGAAGAAGCAACCGCAGGATATTATGCTGTATTGCTGAAGCGTTATGGCATCAGGGCTGAACTGACATCTACGCAGCGCGTGGCCTTTCAGCGGTTTACCTTCCCTGCCGGTACAGATGCTCATATACTTTTCGATATTGGCAATAAACAAGGCGAAAGCGGCGAAGTAAAAGATGCACATGTATACATAACACCTGATGGCCGCATTGAAGGCTACGTGATCACCCTGCCCGCTTATGTACAGAAGTACCAGCAGGGAGCAGAGGTGGCCATGTATTTTTCGGCAGTGACAGATAAAAAACCGGCGACTTTCGGCACCTTTCGCGGAGAAACACAAACGGCCGGCGCTGCTGATATCAGCGGAAAAGGAGCAGGACTGTACCTCACCTTCGCTACCAAAAACCAGGAAGCTGTTACGGTACGCATGGGGCTCTCTTATACTTCCATAGAAAATGCCCGCCTCAATATGCAGCGCGAAGCTGCTTCAATGAACTTCGACCAGGCCAGGCAGCAGGCACACGAAAAGTGGAGCGATTACCTCAGCCGTATCAGCGTGAGCGGTGGCTCAAAGTCCGACCGCACAAAATTCTATACAGGATTGTACCACGCAGTACTGGGGCGCGGTCTTGCCAGCGATGTGAACGGTGCCTATCCAAAAAATACCGGCGGCATCGGGCAAATTCCTCTCAACAAGCAGGGAACTCCAATACATCAGCATTACAATACAGATGCTGTATGGGGAGCCTTCTGGAACCTGACACCATTGTGGGCACTGGTATACCCTGAATATTATTCAGACTTCGTAAGCAGTCAGCTGCTGGTATACAACGATGCTGGATGGCTGGGGGATGGTATTGCCTCCAGCAAATATGTATCTGGTGTGGGAACCAACTTTGTAGGCCTCGTTATGGCTGGTGCATACAACTATGGTATCCGCGATTTTGATGTGGTAAAAGGGTACGCCGCGGCGCTGAAGAATGAGATCGGTTACGAAAACAGGCCGGAAGGTGCAGGGAAAGATGATGTGGAACGCTTCCGTAAATATGGTTATGTTGATCATATTGATCCCGCTCCCGGCGGGTGGAACTTCTCCGGCTCCCACACACTGGAATATTCATTCAGCGCTTACGCAGTAGCCCAATGGGCAAAAGCATTGGGCAAAACCAGCGATTATAATACCCTGATGAGACTCTCCAAAGGCTGGGAAAGAATTTTCGATACCGACATAAAATATATGCGACCCCGTTATGCCAACGGCCGCTTTGTCGATAACTTCAAACCAGAGGAGCCCTGGCGTGGATTCCAGGAAGGAAATGCCGGGCAGTACTCTTTTTATGTGCCACACAACCCCGAAGGGCTGATCGCTAAAATGGGCAAGGCGGAATTCAATAAAAGGCTTGACAGCATTTTTACTGCCGCGCAAAAAACGGTTTTCGGAGGTGGCACTACGATAGACGCATTCTCCGGTTTGTCCGCACCTTATAACCACGGTAATCAGCCCTGCCTGCAAATGCCATGGATGTTCAACTACTCCGGTAAACCATACCTCACACAGAAATGGGTGAGAGCCATCTGCAATGACTTCTACGGTACCGAAGGTATTCACGGTTACGGATATGGTCAGGATGAAGACCAGGGACAGCTGGGGGCCTGGTACGTAATGAGCGCCATCGGACTCTTTGACGTGCAGGGCGGGGCGGCCGCAAAGCCCGTTATGCAGATAGGCTCATCACTCTTTGACAAGGTAGAGATCAGGCTGAACAAAAAATATTACAAAGGCAATACGCTCGAGATTGTTACGCGTAATAACAGTGCTGCCAATATCTATCTCCATCACCCAACATTTAACGGGAAAAAACTTCCGCAGAACTCCATACTGTTCCGGCAACTGACAGCAGGAGGAAAGCTGGAGTACGAACTGTCTGACAAGCCTGCCGTTTTTTGA